One stretch of Pradoshia sp. D12 DNA includes these proteins:
- a CDS encoding EcsC family protein: protein MDEKKRLTHDAIMNALDWSYDKAINGGIAGMDTAIELAESYLQKSGTLDQKVQSLINWQNTKSATSGFLTGVGGLITLPVAVPANITSVIFVQMRMVAAIAHMGGYDLKDDQVKTFVYVCLAGNGAKDILKNTGIQIGRKLAVTGIKKIPFEVIKKINHAVGFRLLTKFGEKGVINLSKMVPVAGGIIGGTVDAFATNTIGNLAKKMFIQEPKSYNDDEPDIIDML, encoded by the coding sequence GTGGACGAGAAAAAAAGATTAACCCACGATGCTATAATGAATGCCTTAGATTGGTCTTATGATAAAGCAATTAATGGCGGAATAGCTGGAATGGACACAGCCATAGAGTTAGCTGAAAGTTATTTACAAAAAAGTGGTACACTTGATCAAAAAGTTCAAAGTTTAATTAATTGGCAAAATACTAAAAGTGCCACAAGTGGCTTCTTAACAGGAGTAGGAGGACTTATTACTTTGCCAGTTGCTGTCCCTGCAAATATAACTAGTGTTATATTCGTACAAATGAGAATGGTAGCAGCTATTGCACATATGGGGGGATATGATCTAAAAGATGATCAGGTTAAAACTTTTGTTTATGTATGTTTAGCAGGAAACGGAGCTAAAGACATTCTTAAAAATACAGGGATTCAAATTGGTAGGAAGCTTGCAGTAACAGGTATAAAAAAAATACCTTTTGAGGTTATTAAAAAAATTAATCATGCTGTAGGATTTCGTTTACTAACAAAGTTTGGAGAAAAAGGAGTCATTAATTTAAGTAAAATGGTTCCTGTAGCAGGTGGAATTATTGGAGGAACTGTAGATGCTTTTGCAACCAATACAATAGGTAACTTAGCCAAGAAGATGTTTATTCAAGAGCCTAAATCATATAATGATGACGAACCTGATATTATTGATATGTTGTAA
- a CDS encoding extracellular solute-binding protein, translating to MKKLGLVLMGLLTVLALAACSDDDKKAGQSTKDGAIELTLWTDWTEDRPENTLYKDIISKFNKEHDDIQVKVEAIPHDQYETKLRTQAAGNQLPDMMRVWPGARTEPLAEGGAILPLNPIIENWDGVIPDAILQDYALDDNYYAIPSNISITGLIYYHKDILQDVGFDEFPKTYAEFKKLVKALNDKETTPISLGNKAIWPLQSVYISTIADRFTGSDFLENTLNGDGSFEDPQFINALSVIDELTKLKAFNEDMNTLDEAQSRNEFIKGTAALHFAGSWALGPILDSVENIDNIGVAPFPTFEGGKGDPAKIAGAAGGGIAVNSKLSKEEQEAAFTFLKYYYGDELYQGLIKANIIVPANVEMDDSIPQIFQDANSFAQGGLVPVYDATLTPELTDIINNGLQSITLGDKTPKQLAEEMQKENKSK from the coding sequence ATGAAGAAATTAGGTTTAGTCCTAATGGGGTTACTGACGGTGCTAGCTTTAGCTGCGTGTAGCGATGATGATAAAAAAGCAGGTCAATCCACGAAGGACGGGGCAATTGAGCTTACACTTTGGACTGACTGGACCGAGGATCGGCCGGAAAATACACTTTACAAAGACATTATTTCTAAATTCAATAAAGAACACGATGATATTCAGGTTAAGGTAGAGGCCATACCACATGATCAATATGAAACAAAATTAAGAACGCAAGCCGCTGGAAATCAATTACCTGATATGATGCGTGTATGGCCTGGGGCGAGGACAGAGCCTCTAGCTGAAGGTGGAGCGATCCTTCCCTTAAACCCCATCATTGAGAACTGGGATGGGGTCATTCCTGATGCCATTCTACAAGACTATGCGTTAGATGATAATTATTACGCAATCCCTTCAAACATTAGTATTACAGGATTAATTTACTATCATAAGGACATTCTTCAAGATGTAGGTTTTGATGAGTTTCCTAAAACATATGCGGAATTTAAAAAACTTGTAAAAGCACTTAATGATAAAGAAACGACTCCAATCTCTTTAGGTAACAAAGCAATCTGGCCATTGCAATCTGTTTATATCTCTACAATTGCTGATCGCTTTACTGGAAGTGATTTCTTAGAGAATACATTAAACGGAGATGGCAGCTTCGAGGATCCTCAATTTATCAATGCATTATCTGTGATTGACGAATTAACAAAATTAAAGGCATTTAATGAGGATATGAATACTCTTGATGAAGCTCAATCACGAAATGAATTCATTAAAGGAACTGCAGCGCTCCACTTTGCTGGTTCATGGGCACTTGGGCCAATTTTAGACAGTGTAGAAAATATTGATAACATTGGTGTAGCTCCATTCCCTACGTTTGAAGGTGGTAAAGGGGATCCTGCCAAGATTGCTGGTGCTGCTGGCGGAGGGATTGCCGTTAACAGCAAGTTAAGTAAAGAAGAGCAAGAGGCTGCTTTCACATTCTTAAAATACTACTATGGTGATGAATTATACCAAGGATTAATCAAAGCGAATATTATCGTTCCAGCTAATGTTGAAATGGATGACAGCATTCCTCAAATATTCCAGGATGCTAATAGTTTTGCTCAAGGTGGATTAGTGCCTGTATATGATGCAACATTAACTCCTGAACTTACAGATATTATTAACAATGGCTTGCAATCTATTACATTAGGTGACAAAACACCTAAACAATTAGCGGAAGAGATGCAGAAAGAAAACAAAAGTAAATAA
- a CDS encoding carbohydrate ABC transporter permease, translated as MKLTKKTKGAFILGILPAFLLYIVFAIYPILQSFYYSFMDWNGFNEMTFVGLDNFKKLFADSLFWNSVKNNIYVVLVSVLGQVPLALFFALLLNRKMKGAKLFRTIGFLPVVLSTVVISLTWSLIFNSRNGLINEFLRSIGLDSLAQNWLGDTKWAMASVLVVVVWQFVGLYLIIFLAALQNIPTEVLEAAKMDGASEWATTWKITIPMIWETILVAITLCIAGSLKTFDLIYVMTHGGPAHSTDVMALYMFNETFSKLQYGYGSAVSVFIFFFSLILIAIVNKVLGKKMI; from the coding sequence ATGAAATTAACTAAGAAGACTAAAGGGGCGTTTATACTAGGTATATTGCCTGCTTTCTTACTATATATTGTTTTTGCCATTTATCCGATTCTCCAATCCTTCTATTATTCATTCATGGATTGGAATGGATTCAATGAAATGACCTTTGTAGGATTAGATAACTTTAAAAAGCTATTTGCGGATTCGCTATTTTGGAACTCTGTTAAAAATAATATATACGTAGTATTAGTCTCAGTGCTGGGTCAAGTTCCACTTGCTTTATTTTTTGCCCTTTTATTGAATCGTAAAATGAAGGGCGCAAAATTATTTAGAACAATTGGGTTTCTGCCAGTTGTTTTATCAACCGTTGTAATATCATTAACTTGGAGTTTAATATTCAATTCTCGTAATGGATTAATTAATGAATTTCTACGATCAATTGGGTTAGATTCACTCGCACAAAATTGGCTAGGAGATACAAAGTGGGCAATGGCATCTGTCTTAGTAGTTGTTGTTTGGCAGTTTGTTGGTCTATACTTAATTATTTTTCTGGCCGCATTACAAAATATACCTACTGAAGTATTAGAAGCCGCTAAAATGGATGGTGCATCGGAATGGGCAACAACCTGGAAGATTACGATCCCAATGATTTGGGAGACCATTCTAGTTGCGATTACGCTTTGTATTGCAGGCAGTTTGAAAACATTTGATTTAATCTACGTCATGACACACGGCGGTCCAGCACATTCCACGGATGTTATGGCGCTCTATATGTTTAATGAAACATTTTCAAAATTACAGTATGGTTATGGTAGTGCAGTGTCCGTATTTATTTTCTTCTTTAGTCTGATCTTAATAGCAATTGTAAACAAAGTATTAGGAAAGAAAATGATTTAG
- a CDS encoding carbohydrate ABC transporter permease produces the protein MAKTNEIPKKRSFKKVSIYIALIIFAIINAYPIIWMAINSFKSEKEFATNQFGFPKKFIIENYTAAWDIANLGVLFKNSIFITVTATVLTVFIGALASYFLSRFDFKMSKWLYGFFIFGLLIPIHATLVPMFILMKNLGLLNTPITLLFPYIAFHLPITIFILTSFMKGFPKDIEESAIMDGCGVFRIFWSIILPMSRPAIATTVILNFIYNWNEFSFALVLINDPELQTLPLGLANFAGQFTTDYGAQMAGLTMSLIPIVIFYMIFEKNIVKGMTAGAVKG, from the coding sequence ATGGCGAAAACAAATGAAATACCTAAGAAAAGAAGCTTCAAAAAAGTAAGCATCTATATAGCATTAATTATATTTGCAATCATTAATGCATATCCAATTATTTGGATGGCAATCAACTCCTTTAAATCCGAGAAGGAGTTTGCAACAAACCAATTTGGGTTTCCAAAGAAATTTATAATAGAAAACTATACTGCCGCTTGGGATATTGCTAACTTAGGTGTCCTGTTTAAGAATAGTATTTTTATTACTGTAACAGCGACTGTATTAACCGTTTTTATCGGGGCGTTAGCATCTTATTTCTTATCTCGATTTGATTTCAAGATGAGCAAGTGGTTATATGGATTTTTCATCTTTGGATTATTAATACCGATTCATGCCACATTAGTACCTATGTTTATTCTAATGAAAAATTTAGGACTATTGAATACACCCATCACCTTACTCTTTCCCTATATCGCTTTTCATTTACCCATTACGATCTTTATCCTCACCAGCTTTATGAAGGGCTTTCCTAAGGATATTGAAGAATCTGCAATCATGGACGGGTGCGGAGTTTTTAGAATATTTTGGTCCATCATCCTGCCCATGTCACGTCCGGCAATCGCTACAACTGTCATTCTTAATTTCATCTACAATTGGAATGAATTTTCATTTGCGCTAGTGTTAATTAATGACCCAGAGCTTCAAACATTGCCACTAGGTTTAGCAAACTTTGCAGGTCAATTTACAACCGACTATGGTGCCCAAATGGCTGGTTTAACGATGTCTTTAATTCCAATTGTCATTTTCTACATGATTTTTGAAAAGAATATTGTTAAAGGTATGACAGCTGGTGCGGTAAAAGGGTAA